One region of Zingiber officinale cultivar Zhangliang chromosome 7B, Zo_v1.1, whole genome shotgun sequence genomic DNA includes:
- the LOC122006271 gene encoding sulfite exporter TauE/SafE family protein 3-like translates to MEWKWLGKLGSAAVLGLVCLLVSLAVVSSERSIGIEGLRGTKSTVQEEDIEFNYIANSLLFLWQNDKNSYKPVCPPMEFGWKIAVGSMIGFFGAAFGSVGGVGGGGIFVPMLALIVGFDPKSATAISKCMIMGAAGSTVYYNLKLRHPSLHMPVIDYDLALLIQPMLMLGISIGVIFNVVFPDWMVTVLLIVLFIGTSTKAFMKGVDTWKLETILKREAAKRLVPSEREDIEYEPLPMTPTNNEQKGAAVTTELEVPLLQNIYWKELGLLVFVWMSFLALQIAKNSTATCSTWYWILNFLQIPISISVTLYEGIGLYRGERVIASTGVQGSNLKVSQLLVYCFSGVIGGIVGGLLGLGGGFILGPLFLELGIPPQVSSATATFAMTFSSSMSVVEYYLLKRFPVPYAAYFLLVATVAAFVGQHVVRRLVLLIGRASLIIFILASTIFISAITLGGFGIINMIQKIKHNEYMGFEDLCKYDA, encoded by the exons ATGGAATGGAAATGGCTGGGAAAGTTGGGGTCGGCGGCCGTGCTTGGATTAGTTTGCCTCTTGGTATCATTAGCAGTGGTGTCGTCGGAGCGGAGCATTGGAATTGAGGGGTTGAGGGGGACAAAGAGTACTGTTCAGGAAGAGGATATTGAATTTAATTATATTGCAAACTCGCTTCTTTTTCTATGGCAGAATGATAAAAATTCTTACAAACCTGTTTGTCCG CCCATGGAATTCGGGTGGAAAATTGCGGTGGGTTCCATGATTGGGTTCTTTGGAGCAGCGTTTGGTAGTGTCGGGGGCGTTGGTGGGGGTGGAATTTTCGTGCCCATGCTCGCTCTCATCGTTGGTTTTGATCCCAAGTCTGCTACAGCAATCTCAAAGT GCATGATTATGGGTGCAGCTGGTTCTACTGTTTACTACAACCTTAAGTTGAGGCATCCATCTTTACATATGCCCGTCATTGACTATGATCTAGCTTTGCTCATTCAACCCATGCTTATGCTAGGGATCAGCATCGGCGTCATTTTTAATGTTGTCTTTCCTGATTGGATGGTCACCGTCCTCCTAATTGTCCTATTTATCG GGACCTCGACCAAGGCTTTCATGAAAGGTGTTGACACATGGAAACTGGAGACAATTCTTAAAAGG GAGGCTGCTAAACGCTTGGTACCTAGTG AGCGCGAAGACATCGAGTATGAACCTCTTCCTATGACTCCTACTAACAATGAACAAAAAGGTGCAGCAGTGACAACAGAACTGGAG GTTCCACTTCTTCAAAATATATACTGGAAGGAGCTCGGCCTTCTTGTGTTTGTATGGATGTCATTTCTTGCACTACAAATTGCAAAG AACTCTACAGCTACATGTTCCACATGGTATTGGATATTAAACTTCCTACAG ATACCCATCTCAATCTCAGTTACTTTGTATGAAGGAATTGGTTTGTACAGAGGGGAAAGAGTGATTGCCTCCACGGGAGTTCAAGGTTCAAACTTAAAAGTAAGCCAATTGTTGGTATACTGCTTTTCCGGAGTAATTGGCGGTATAGTAGGCGGACTACTTGGTCTAGGAGGTGGTTTTATTTTGGGTCCATTATTCTTGGAACTCGGCATCCCTCCTCAG GTTTCTAGTGCAACAGCAACTTTTGCCATGACTTTCTCCTCATCCATGTCGGTCGTTGAATACTACCTTCTAAAACGTTTTCCAGTCCCATATG CTGCCTACTTTCTCCTTGTGGCCACAGTTGCTGCCTTTGTGGGGCAACATGTAGTCAGGAGACTGGTTCTTTTAATCGGGAGGGCGTCTCTTATCATCTTCATTCTCGCTTCAACAATCTTTATTAGTGCCATCACTTTAG GTGGTTTTGGTATTATCAACATGATCCAAAAAATCAAGCATAATGAGTACATGGGTTTTGAGGACCTTTGCAAATACGATGCATGA